From one Triticum urartu cultivar G1812 chromosome 3, Tu2.1, whole genome shotgun sequence genomic stretch:
- the LOC125542452 gene encoding receptor-like protein EIX2: MRRTINLLLALISISIFSFFTNDALQPQHPHAHGGGCIPAERAALLSFKKGITSDSANLLISWDGQDCCRWRGIGCNNRTGHVVKLHLRSTIVEDNPWGYYDPCEHDNSLFGEISPSLLSLKHLEHLDLSMNCLPGPNSKILNLMGSMTNLRYLDLSGIPFAGRVPSQLGNLSKLQYLDLAQTGNSMMYSMDITWLAKLPFLQFLSMNGVQLSGIADWPHTLNMIPPLRVIHLSSCSLDSANQSLLHLNLTKLEKLDLSSNDFEHSLTYGWFWKATTLKYLDLGDNRLFGQLPDTLGNMTYLQVLDISRNENTNMMMTGYYKNLCSLEILDLSVNGINGDIAVLMKSLPQCTWKKLQELDLSINNFTGTLPDFISEFTRLSILYLYSNSLVGTIPPQIGNMTVLTSLALYNNQLTGSIPANLGKLMYMTELLLSSNLLSGTVPTEIGSLINLNSLALRENNFTGVITEEHFINLTSLRAIDISSNNLKIVLSSDWRPPVTLKYASFGSCQMGPLFPPWLQQLKTTGLDISSNGLKGEFPDWFWSAFSHATSLDISNNQISGSLPADLDRMAFKKLILNSNRFTGPIPALPNNITWLDISNNKFSGTIPSNLGASLLEVLSVHSNQIGGYIPESICKLEWLVYLDLSNNILEGEIPQCFEIPNIQFFILSNNSLSGKMPAFLQNNTGLKFLDLSWNKFSGRLPAWIGKLMNLHFLILSHNNFSDNIPVDIIELGYLRYLDLSGNSFSGAIPQHLLNLTFMRTLQQESVGMDGSVESHGTTKLRTSSILNVEQLGHILSVQTKGQQLIYLFGRTLAYFVSIDLSCNSLTGEIPTYITSLAALMNMNLSSNQLSGEIPSMIGTMQSLVSLDLSQNKLSGEIPSSLSNLTSLAALNLSYNSLSGRIPSGRQLDTLNSENPSLMYIGNNGLCGPPVHKNCSGNDPFIQGDVANSNQKFDPLTFYFGLVLGFVVGLWMVFCALLFKKTWRIAYFRLFDKVYDQVYVFVVVKWASFAENTAVE, from the coding sequence ACCCCAGCATCCGCATGCCCATGGGGGTGGCTGCATCCCGGCCGAGAGGGCTGCCTTGCTCTCCTTCAAAAAGGGCATTACAAGCGACAGCGCCAACCTCCTCATCTCATGGGACGGCCAAGATTGCTGCCGGTGGAGAGGCATCGGTTGCAACAATCGAACTGGCCATGTCGTCAAGCTTCACCTTCGCAGTACAATTGTGGAGGACAACCCCTGGGGCTACTATGATCCATGTGAACATGACAATTCTTTGTTCGGCGAGATAAGTCCCTCTCTACTTTCCTTGAAGCATTTAGAGCACCTGGACCTTAGCATGAACTGTTTACCAGGGCCAAATAGCAAAATTCTTAATTTAATGGGCTCCATGACGAACTTGAGATACCTTGACCTCTCTGGTATACCATTTGCCGGTAGAGTGCCTTCTCAGCTAGGAAATCTGTCTAAGTTGCAGTATCTTGACCTTGCCCAAACTGGTAATTCTATGATGTACTCAATGGACATCACCTGGCTGGCGAAGCTACCTTTCCTGCAGTTCCTTAGCATGAACGGAGTCCAGCTCTCAGGGATAGCTGACTGGCCTCATACCCTCAATATGATTCCACCTTTGAGGGTTATTCATCTTTCTTCCTGTTCACTTGATAGTGCAAACCAATCACTTCTGCACCTTAATCTCACAAAACTTGAGAAGCTTGACCTGTCCTCAAATGATTTTGAGCACTCACTCACATATGGTTGGTTTTGGAAAGCGACAACCTTGAAGTACCTCGATCTTGGGGATAACAGGTTATTCGGCCAGCTCCCTGACACACTAGGAAACATGACGTACCTTCAAGTCCTTGATATTTCACGCAATGAGAACACGAACATGATGATGACAGGATACTATAAGAATCTTTGCAGTTTGGAAATCCTCGACCTCTCTGTTAATGGCATAAATGGCGACATAGCAGTGCTTATGAAGAGTTTGCCACAATGCACCTGGAAAAAATTGCAGGAGCTGGATCTTAGTATCAACAATTTCACTGGAACTCTGCCAGACTTTATTAGTGAGTTCACTAGGTTGAGCATACTATACCTCTATTCAAACAGCCTTGTTGGAACTATACCACCACAGATTGGGAATATGACAGTTCTAACCTCCCTTGCACTCTATAACAATCAGCTCACGGGAAGTATACCAGCCAATCTTGGGAAATTGATGTATATGACTGAACTTCTCCTCTCAAGCAATCTTCTCAGTGGAACTGTACCCACTGAAATAGGTTCTCTTATTAATCTGAATTCTCTGGCCCTAAGGGAAAATAACTTCACTGGAGTGATCACGGAAGAACACTTCATAAATCTAACAAGTTTAAGGGCAATAGACATCTCTTCCAATAATTTGAAGATTGTACTGAGTTCTGATTGGCGTCCTCCCGTTACTCTGAAGTATGCATCATTTGGATCTTGCCAGATGGGTCCTCTGTTTCCACCTTGGCTTCAGCAGCTGAAAACCACTGGGCTTGACATTTCAAGCAACGGTTTGAAGGGCGAGTTTCCTGATTGGTTTTGGTCTGCATTTTCACATGCCACATCACTGGATATCTCTAACAACCAAATAAGTGGCAGCTTGCCAGCAGATCTGGATCGCATGGCTTTTAAGAAACTCATTCTCAATTCAAACCGGTTTACTGGCCCAATACCTGCATTGCCAAATAATATCACATGGTTAGACATCTCCAACAATAAATTTTCAGGAACAATACCATCAAACCTTGGAGCCTCACTACTTGAAGTATTGTCTGTGCATTCAAATCAAATTGGTGGGTATATTCCAGAGTCTATTTGCAAACTTGAATGGTTGGTGTATCTGGATTTGTCGAACAATATTTTGGAGGGTGAAATTCCCCAATGTTTTGAAATCCCCAACATACAATTTTTTATACTCAGCAATAACAGTTTATCAGGAAAAATGCCAGCATTTTTGCAGAACAACACAGGTCTGAAGTTCTTGGATCTGTCATGGAATAAGTTCTCTGGAAGATTACCTGCATGGATAGGAAAGCTGATGAATTTACATTTTCTCATACTGAGCCACAATAATTTTTCTGATAATATTCCAGTTGACATAATAGAGCTTGGGTATCTTCGATACTTAGATCTATCAGGCAACAGCTTCTCTGGTGCAATACCTCAGCATCTGTTGAACCTAACATTTATGAGAACATTACAACAGGAATCCGTTGGTATGGATGGTTCTGTTGAATCTCATGGAACCACAAAATTACGCACTAGCAGCATACTGAATGTTGAACAGCTAGGACATATATTGTCAGTACAGACAAAAGGGCAGCAACTTATATACTTATTTGGCAGAACACTTGCATATTTTGTGAGCATtgatttatcatgcaactccctGACTGGTGAAATTCCTACATACATCACTTCGCTTGCTGCACTAATGAATATGAACTTATCATCAAACCAATTGAGTGGAGAAATTCCAAGCATGATTGGCACCATGCAGTCACTGGTATCTCTTGACCTCTCTCAGAACAAGCTTTCTGGTGAAATCCCATCGAGCTTGTCAAATCTGACATCTCTGGCCGCCCTGAACCTGTCCTACAACAGTTTGTCTGGAAGGATACCCTCTGGCCGCCAACTTGACACCCTCAATTCCGAGAACCCGTCACTTATGTACATTGGCAACAATGGACTTTGTGGGCCTCCTGTCCACAAGAATTGTTCAGGAAATGATCCTTTCATCCAGGGAGATGTCGCCAACAGCAACCAAAAATTTGATCCACTGACGTTTTACTTTGGTCTTGTGCTTGGATTTGTGGTGGGACTCTGGATGGTGTTTTGTGCACTGCTGTTCAAGAAGACATGgagaattgcttacttccggctcTTTGACAAGGTGTACGATCAAGTCTATGTCTTTGTGGTCGTGAAGTGGGCAAGCTTTGCAGAGAACACAGCCGTAGAATAA